Proteins encoded together in one Plasmodium cynomolgi strain B DNA, chromosome 9, whole genome shotgun sequence window:
- a CDS encoding farnesyl pyrophosphate synthase (putative) produces the protein MGGGNMKETNPNSEDADSGLAFFRNMYDKYRDAFLSHLNEYSLEEEIKEHISKYYKLLFDYNCLGGKNNRGILVILIYEYVKNRDINSSEWEKAACLAWCIEILQASFLVADDIMDKGETRRNKYCWYLLKDVETKNAVNDVLLLYNSIYKLIEIYLRNESCYVDILSTFRDATLKTIIGQHLDTNIFSDKYSDVHREINVNNINVPEQPVININMINFEIYKNIVIHKTAYYSFFLPIVCGPCGMLLAGIAIDNLIYKKVEDISILMGEYFQIHDDYLDIFGDSTKTGKVGSDIQNNKLTWPLIKTFELCSESDKIKIVKNYGKNNLACVKIIDSIYEQYKIKKHYENYEKAQKEKILSAINELQHEGIEYVLKYLLEILFTGA, from the exons atgggaggggGCAACATGAAGGAGACAAATCCAAACTCGGAGGATGCAGATAGCGGCTTGGCCTTCTTCAGAAAT ATGTATGATAAGTACAGAGATGCATTCCTGAGCCACCTGAACGAGTACTcattggaagaagaaataaaggaaCATATCTCGAAGTATTACAAGCTGCTGTTTGATTACAACTGCTTGG ggggaaaaaacaacagaGGAATTTTAGTTATTCTCATTTACGAATATGTCAAGAATAGAGACATCAACAGCAGCGAGTGGGAGAAGGCAGCCTGTTTGG CGTGGTGCATAGAAATCCTGCAGGCATCCTTCCTAGTGGCGGATGACATCATGGACAAAGGAGAGAcgagaagaaacaaatacTGCTG GTACCTCTTAAAAGACGTGGAGACGAAGAACGCCGTGAACGACGTTCTGTTGTTGTATAACTCGATTTACAA GCTGATCGAAATATACCTTCGGAACGAGAGCTGCTACGTGGACATCCTGTCAACCTTTAGAGACGCCACTCTAAAAACAATAATCGGACAGCACCTCGACACGAATATCTTTTCGGACAAGTACTCTGATGTGCACCGAGAAATTAAcgttaataatataaacGTACCTGAACAACCAGtcattaatattaatatgatTAATTTCgagatttacaaaaatattgttatccACAAGACTGCCTATTACTCCTTCTTTCTTCCCATTGTTTGTGGTCCGTGCG GCATGCTGCTGGCCGGAATAGCCATAGACAATttgatttacaaaaaagttgAAGACATCTCCATTTTAATGGGAGAGTACTTCCAG ATCCATGACGACTATCTGGACATCTTCGGAGACAGCACAAAGACAGGGAAGGTCGGCTCGGACATTCAGAACAACAAATTGACGTGGCCATTGATAAAG ACCTTTGAACTATGCTCCGAATCGGACAAAAtcaaaatagtaaaaaattacgGCAAGAATAACTTAGcctgtgtaaaaataatcgaCAGCATTTATGAGCAGTACAAGATTAAGAAGCACTACGAGAATTACGAAAAGGctcagaaggagaaaatattgaG TGCCATAAACGAGTTGCAGCACGAAG GGATAGAATACGTACTGAAGTACCTCttggaaattttattcactGGTGCATAA
- a CDS encoding ATP-dependent phosphofructokinase (putative), which translates to MDIENAKKHLSDLQKERRKKKISLPRVLKGKVVIREEHQEERQEEQQQEQQQGAREDALEKHFPHMLKKPVIYLCAENGVAGGGAGGVANALTNGINKKKSFDEADSTKLLDESCSGRNYTENSTLQEMLDMSTQNGETLNMGVLFTGLPAPGGHNIVCGMLDSLKKKNKKNSLFGFLQGFEGVKNYSFMELKNEYISMFRNSGGFDMLKSSSFDFLSENGKKKCFKICRQLNLAGLIIVGGVDSQRQITELAEYFEQVHFLAGGAVNEGEGEGSKQNGEAGEEDDDPTYQIVSDLSDEEIKAKYPRTGKKSSRKKTCIVCAPKSAHNEMETNLVECSLGFDTTIFTYCQYISYLTSHVRTYQIGYHFVRVIGNTSSHVALECFLQTKANIVLVSEEIKKKKKKLNDVIDFIVHVVQKRYDLFSKRYGIIIVPEGLLGKIGEFKKMVRGLLWARKQVQTLQSAPNVDDVGRRIVAQFYAHCEERAESAARADGAGSAISETSAGSAISETRADRADRAGSADSAELFRSLPAFFQKHLLEEIQSERFKYARLKTEELLLSCVKKKIEQTQMKDIHFVSHAYTNEVTCSLPSNFDCAYSYLLGMGCVEIAQNNYNGYFCSIRQLKNLILNVEKVQLVGIPLCSLLRVKEGKKLKLVPEDGYYQTGSVANLREDAEPLEKANHLKKAESLEKAEHLQKIVFVKRAKVNLNGGYFLTYKKHRSALLYSDAYRTHGGIQFERCVADDGEEHSVDSPKRALSRTPVKFNTDLMRHNSEVVYVDSHFESKLNYTPFEHIHKITDFYVVRIPQVNAKGRSRYIDSSISEKKNVGVVILSHSVPGVNNIIAGLHERLSMNNIKLIGFVKGIKGLLTNETYVVKDSYLNNWINLGGAPLLGVQLKWRKNDTEVVCVNDLIEEKYIHEIVSNCKKNKISNLVFIGDEKVINLMNILNDKFMKKKIDLKITTVPVSPYNSFFRNLIECSIGYHSMVHTISDMIGNLQSCAVNASNYYYFIKVPTNMSSLSLLSIQLETHCNVCLVGECIKYQMLSLQELVEQICFIIIERINRKKFYGTILFSSNLLLNISDFSRLVADVEENVQEGDELDRIINEAHLPEGLTKESADLLRICTRSVKEKLLRKENRHDDEVDSNFEEVLIQQIKKHITQLMEQAKQNNEPYSFDEHMKYVHTNVMAKNVKLYSDLNYLQHFNCVVKNINREINCCIPTHFDNSLAFSHGLLAGIAIENDLVNYVTSIRHLHLNKKNWSSSLYPGFYFVNRDDEGGVAGYPYAAPVPVSVKSSQMATIKHNAETWAYNDCYIFVGPYQHEVNTDSPGCSSHIF; encoded by the exons ATGGACATCGAGAACGCCAAGAAGCACCTGAGCGACCTGCAGAAGGagcggaggaagaagaaaatttcccTGCCGCGTGTTTTGAAGGGGAAGGTAGTCATCAGGGAGGAGCACCAGGAGGAGcggcaggaggagcagcagcaggagcagcagcagggcGCAAGGGAAGACGCGCTGGAGAAGCACTTCCCCCACATGCTTAAGAAGCCCGTGATTTACTTATGCGCAGAGAATGGAGTGGCTGGCGGAGGGGCTGGCGGAGTGGCTAACGCGCTGACTAACGGCattaacaagaaaaaatccTTCGACGAAGCAGACTCGACCAAACTGCTAGACGAGTCATGCTCAGGGAGGAACTACACAGAGAACTCTACACTCCAGGAAATGCTGGACATgagcacacaaaatggggagacgTTAAATATGGGGGTGCTATTCACGGGTTTGCCAGCACCAGGAGGACATAATATCGTATGTGGGATGCTAGACAGtctgaaaaagaaaaataaaaaaaactccttGTTTGGATTTCTACAAGGATTTGAAGGTGTAAAAAACTACTCCTTTATGGAActgaaaaatgaatatattagtATGTTCCGAAATAGTGGAGGATTCGATATGCTGAAAAGTAGCTCGTTcgattttttaagtgaaaatggaaaaaaaaagtgctttAAGATTTGCAGGCAGCTGAATTTGGCGGGACTGATTATCGTAGGGGGGGTAGACAGTCAAAGACAAATCACCGAGCTAGCGGAGTACTTCGAGCAGGTGCACTTTCTAGCGGGGGGTGCTGTGAATGAGGGTGAAGGTGAAGGGAGTAAACAGAATGGAGAGGCGGGAGAGGAGGATGATGACCCCACGTACCAAATCGTGAGCGATCTGAGcgatgaagaaataaaggCCAAGTATCCCAGAACAGGAAAGAAATcaagtaggaaaaaaaccTGTATCGTATGCGCACCGAAAAGTGCACACAACGAGATGGAGACCAACCTAGTCGAATGCTCACTCGGATTTGACACCACCATTTTTACCTACTGTCAGTATATTAGCTACTTAACCTCCCATGTAAGAACCTATCAGATCGGGTACCATTTTGTTCGGGTTATTGGGAACACCTCTAGTCATGTGGCCCTCGAGTGCTTCCTACAAACTAAGGCAAACATAGTACTAGTTAgcgaagaaattaaaaagaagaaaaaaaaactaaacgATGTAATTGACTTCATTGTCCACGTTGTCCAAAAGAGGTATGACCTGTTCAGCAAAAGGTATGGCATTATCATCGTACCTGAGGGGCTCCTGGGGAAAATTggggaatttaaaaaaatggttaggGGGCTCCTCTGGGCCAGGAAGCAGGTGCAGACTCTTCAGAGCGCACCGAATGTGGACGATGTGGGAAGAAGGATAGTAGCCCAGTTTTATGCGCACTGTGAGGAGAGAGCGGAGAGTGCGGCGAGAGCGGACGGAGCGGGCAGTGCAATCAGCGAGACCAGTGCGGGCAGTGCAATCAGTGAGACCAGAGCGGACAGAGCGGACAGAGCGGGCAGTGCGGACAGTGCGGAACTGTTCCGCTCCCTCCCCGCCTTCTTCCAGAAGCACCTCCTGGAGGAAATTCAGTCGGAAAGGTTCAAG TACGCCCGCCTCAAGACAGAAGAACTGCTCCTATCCtgcgtgaagaaaaaaatagagcaAACGCAGATGAAAGACATACACTTCGTCTCGCATGCATACACGAACGAGGTCACCTGTTCCCTACCGTCCAACTTCGACTGTGCTTACAGTTACCTCCTAGGCATGGGGTGTGTAGAAATAGCCCAGAATAACTACAACGGGTATTTCTGCTCCATCAGGCaactaaaaaatttgatccTCAACGTGGAGAAGGTTCAACTCGTGGGGATACCCCTGTGCAGTTTGTTGAGAgtgaaggaggggaagaagctgaAGTTGGTGCCAGAGGACGGGTACTATCAAACTGGTTCTGTAGCGAACCTGAGGGAAGATGCGGAGCCCCTCGAAAAGGCGAATCACCTCAAAAAAGCGGAGTCCCTCGAAAAGGCGGAGCACCTCCAAAAAATCGTCTTCGTTAAAAGGGCAAAAGTGAACCTAAACGGTGGGTATTTTCTCACTTATAAAAAGCACCGCTCTGCGCTGCTGTATTCAGACGCGTATCGAACCCACGGGGGGATTCAGTTCGAGCGGTGCGTGGCAGACGATGGCGAGGAGCACTCGGTGGACTCCCCCA AGCGGGCCCTGAGCAGGACGCCTGTTAAGTTCAACACCGACCTCATGAGACACAACAGCGAAGTGGTGTACGTGGATAGCCACTTCGAATCGAAGCTAAATTACACCCCATTTGAACACATACACAAGATAACCGATTTCTATGTAGTTAGAATCCCCCAAGTGAATGCTaaagggagaagcagatATATCGACTCCTCCatatcggaaaaaaaaaacgtaggAGTTGTTATCCTCTCACATAGCGTTCCAGgcgttaataatattatagcAGGACTACATGAACGACTCTCCATGAATAACATAAAACTGATTGGTTTTGTGAAGGGAATAAAAGGACTACTCACTAACGAAACGTATGTAGTTAAAGATAGCTATTTGAATAATTGGATCAATTTAGGAGGAGCTCCCCTGTTGGGGGTACAActcaaatggagaaaaaacgaCACAGAAGTAGTATGTGTGAACGACTTAATTGAGGAGAAATACATTCACGAGATAGTGAgcaattgtaaaaaaaataaaataagcaacTTAGTCTTTATCGGAGATGAAAAAGTAATTAACCTTATGAATATCCTGAATGataaatttatgaaaaagaaaattgatCTAAAAATAACAACGGTTCCTGTGTCTCCATACAACAGCTTCTTCAGAAATTTGATCGAATGCAGTATCGGGTATCACTCCATGGTTCATACAATAAGTGATATGATTGGGAATTTGCAAAGCTGTGCTGTGAATGCAAGTAACTATTACTACTTTATTAAAGTACCCACTAACATGTCCTCCTTGTCTTTACTTTCCATCCAACTAGAAACACATTGTAATGTGTGTCTAGTGGGGGAATGCATAAAATATCAGATGCTCAGTTTGCAGGAGTTGGTCGAGCagatttgttttattattattgagAGAATTAAtaggaagaaattttatgGTACCATTTTGTTTAGCTCCAATTTGCTCCTGAACATCAGTGACTTTTCCCGCCTGGTTGCCGACGTGGAGGAAAACGTCCAGGAGGGCGACGAGCTGGACCGGATTATAAACGAGGCGCACCTCCCGGAGGG ACTGACCAAGGAAAGCGCAGACCTGCTGCGCATCTGCACCAGGTCCGTGAAGGAGAAGCTGCTCCGCAAGGAGAACCGACACGATGACGAGGTAGACTCTAACTTTGAAGAAGTCCTCATACAGCAAATCAAAAAACACATAACCCAACTAATGGAACAAGCCAAGCAAAACAACGAACCATATTCCTTCGATGAACACATGAAATACGTGCACACTAACGTCATGGCAAAAAATGTCAAGCTGTACAGTGACCTAAACTACCTCCAGCATTTTAATTGTGtagttaaaaatataaatcgAGAGATAAACTGTTGCATCCCAACTCACTTTGATAATTCTCTCGCATTTTCACATGGACTGCTGGCTGGGATTGCCATAGAAAATGACTTAGTCAATTACGTCACCTCTATTAGGCACCTACATTTGAATAAGAAAAACTGGAGCAGCTCTCTCTACCCCGGTTTCTACTTTGTGAATCGAGATGACGAAGGGGGGGTAGCCGGG TACCCCTACGCCGCGCCCGTGCCCGTGTCCGTGAAGTCGAGTCAAATGGCCACCATCAAGCATAATGCGGAAACG TGGGCGTACAACGACTGCTACATCTTTGTCGGGCCGTACCAACATGAAGTGAACACAGACAGCCCAGGGTGTTCCTCGCACATTTTTTGA